The nucleotide sequence GCTTCAGATTTTGCATCTGCAACCATTTTCTCCTTCATTTCGCGAGCATCTTTAAGCATGTTGTCACGCTCAAGTCTTGCTTCTTGCAATATACGTTGGTTATCAGCTTGCAAATTTTGCATTTCTTGTCTTGCGTTTTCAGCAGACAGTAATGCATTTTTAATTCCCTCTTCTCTTTCGTTTACAGCATCAAGAATTGGCTTCCACGCGAATTTTTTTAACAAAAGTATTAATCCAACAAATATTAAAATTTGCCAAAAAAACAAACCAAACTCAAACTGATTTATTAACTTTTCCATTGTATATAAGTATAAATTTTATATTCTGATTTTGAACTAATTGCAAATATGCAATCTAATGTTTTAATTTTAAAAACAATAGTTACAACCAACCGTTGCAACTATTGCCTTTTGTGTTTTAATTAAGATGCGAATAACGCAGCGAAACCAATACCCTCAATAAGTGCAGCTGCAATAAGCATAGCTGTTTGGATTTTTCCTGAAGCTTCTGGTTGACGAGCAATAGCGTCCATTGCTGAACTACCAATTTTACCAATACCTAAACCTGCTCCGATAACGATTAATCCAGCTCCAATAATTTGTGGAATTTCCATGATATATATATTAAAAATTAAACATTCAATTTATAGTTTAATCGGTTATTTGCTTAATCGGTTAAATTGATTCGACAAATAAACAGTTAAACAGTTAACTATTAATGGTGCGCTTCTTCATGATGATGCTCTTCTACAGCAGAACCAAAGTAAAGTGCAGATAACATCGTGAAGATATACGCTTGTAAAAAAGCTACTAATATTTCAAGAATAGAAAGTAAGAATGACAATCCAAATGACAAGCTACTTCCAATCCAGCTTTTAAAGATAAACATTAAACCAATAATACTCATCAATACAATGTGTCCTGCAAAGATATTTGCATACAAACGTATCATTAACGAGAAAGGTTTGATAAAAATTCCTAACAATTCAATAGGCGCTAAAATAATACGCATTGCTTTTGGCACACCTGGCATCCAGAAAATGTGTCCCCAATAATTTTTATTAGCTGTGAAATTTGTAATTAAGAATGTTAAAAATGCTAATGAGAAAGTAATCGTTAAGTTACCTGTAGCATTAATTCCTAGTGGAGTCAATCCGAAGATATTTAAGAACAATACAAAGAAAAATATCGTCAATAAATAACTCA is from Flavobacterium sp. NG2 and encodes:
- a CDS encoding F0F1 ATP synthase subunit B; amino-acid sequence: MEKLINQFEFGLFFWQILIFVGLILLLKKFAWKPILDAVNEREEGIKNALLSAENARQEMQNLQADNQRILQEARLERDNMLKDAREMKEKMVADAKSEAQAQGLKMIEQAKSAIESEKNAAMAELKLQVSTLSLNIAEKLLKDELSNKEAQTKLVEKMLGDVKIN
- the atpE gene encoding ATP synthase F0 subunit C → MEIPQIIGAGLIVIGAGLGIGKIGSSAMDAIARQPEASGKIQTAMLIAAALIEGIGFAALFAS